The following proteins come from a genomic window of Microbacterium sulfonylureivorans:
- a CDS encoding efflux RND transporter permease subunit: MSNLAVLSLKNRALIALITIVAAIFGSLALVNLKQELIPSIEFPALIVVSTYPGASPEVVNNDVSTPIENAIQGVPGLESSTATSTTNASIVQASFTYGTDLATAEQKLTQAINRVELPEGVEPNVISASIDDFPVIQIAVTGYDDESTIQAQLETSVVPDLEDVPGVNAAAIVGGVGQRVTITPDQAELAATGYTQQDIRDALDQNGVLFPGGQITEDGETLTVQTGTKIESVDEIAALPLVPSDAEQFQEGTVTIGDVSTVAQEADPVTTVSRVNGEPALTIAVTKLPAANTVDVSRGVLEILPELEDSLDGATFTVVFDQAPYIQESIDTLAKEGLLGLFFAVLVILIFLMSVRATLVTAISIPTSVLITFIGIQAFGYSLNILTLGALTIAIGRVVDDSIVVIENIKRHYVGDASKMSSILLGVREVAAAITASTITTVAVFLPIAFVGDVTGELFRPFAMTVTIAMTASLFVALTIVPVLAYWFLRPGKPLLDANGDAIDPEHPDAPPSRLQKSYLPILRWTLKHSWTTLSLALLVLVGTGVLAGIGLQQGFLKTNFLGDSGQNTFTMTQSIGSAPSLEAESAAAEQVEDALEGIDGIETVQVSIGSSGSALRDAFSGGGSGITYSITTDPDVDQVALREEVQEAVADLDDAGTITVASSGGGFGSSDIAIDVTAPDSATLQEATDSVVAAVEGADGVGQVSSNLSASLPFIAVVVDRDKAASLGLSEVAVGALVSNTMQPQSIGSVEIDDTSLTVYLAASETPATLEELRQLPVPSAAGPVPLEDVATVEESEGPTSITTEGGQRTATVTVTPSTDDLAAASGSVTTALADADLPASADATLGGVVTQQQDAFSQLGLALLAAILIVYIVMVATFKSLRQPLLLLISVPFAATGAILLQIVTGVPLGVASLIGVLMLIGIVVTNAIVLVDLVNQYRVKGLTAHDATVAGGSRRLRPILMTALATIFALIPMGLGITGQGGFISQPLAIVVIGGLVSSTVLTLLVLPTLYNLVEGAKERRAARRRGDDGDGGGAGGPIAAPSPDGADAAAEPVLVGATAGAVLTRRERRQLESSTGAVPAAALAGVAVPVIEEGPDIEVSEADGGAVHGEPAADVDTAVASEVDASPEDASAEGLVDGEARASEDADVAVTASDEVASESDVADASEAEGEDSSHEAGASGELATDAVTVDHTDHPAAEHADDPTAEHDPGVDAEEAEPADDDGSADTDTDSDDATVDDGGDADENSDTGEAAEDVDATEDHSDHDHDHSDHDHSGEDDSEDHSDHNQEGDRGRD, encoded by the coding sequence GTGTCGAACCTCGCCGTCCTGAGTCTCAAGAACCGCGCGCTCATCGCGCTCATCACGATCGTCGCCGCCATCTTCGGCAGCCTGGCGCTCGTGAACCTCAAGCAGGAGCTGATCCCGTCGATCGAGTTCCCTGCGCTGATCGTCGTCTCGACCTACCCGGGCGCGTCGCCCGAGGTCGTGAACAACGACGTGTCGACCCCGATCGAGAACGCGATCCAGGGAGTGCCCGGGCTCGAATCGAGCACCGCGACCAGCACCACCAACGCATCGATCGTGCAGGCGTCGTTCACCTACGGCACCGACCTCGCGACCGCCGAGCAGAAGCTGACACAGGCGATCAACCGCGTCGAGCTGCCGGAGGGGGTCGAGCCCAACGTCATCTCGGCGAGCATCGACGACTTCCCCGTCATCCAGATCGCGGTGACCGGCTACGACGACGAATCGACCATCCAGGCGCAGCTCGAGACATCCGTCGTCCCCGACCTCGAGGATGTGCCGGGTGTCAACGCCGCCGCGATCGTCGGCGGCGTCGGCCAGCGCGTCACGATCACGCCTGATCAGGCCGAGCTCGCGGCCACGGGTTACACGCAGCAGGACATCCGCGACGCCCTCGACCAGAACGGCGTGCTCTTCCCCGGTGGCCAGATCACCGAGGACGGCGAGACGCTCACCGTCCAGACCGGCACGAAGATCGAGTCGGTCGACGAGATCGCCGCGCTGCCGCTGGTGCCCTCCGACGCGGAGCAGTTCCAGGAGGGGACCGTCACGATCGGCGACGTCTCCACCGTCGCGCAGGAGGCCGACCCGGTGACCACGGTCTCCCGTGTGAACGGCGAGCCCGCCCTGACCATCGCGGTGACGAAGCTGCCGGCGGCGAACACCGTCGACGTGTCGCGCGGCGTGCTCGAGATCCTTCCCGAGCTGGAGGACTCCCTCGACGGAGCGACCTTCACGGTCGTGTTCGACCAGGCCCCCTACATCCAGGAGTCGATCGACACCCTGGCGAAGGAGGGTCTGCTCGGCCTGTTCTTCGCGGTGCTCGTCATCCTCATCTTCCTCATGTCGGTGCGGGCCACCCTCGTCACGGCGATCTCGATCCCGACGAGCGTGCTCATCACCTTCATCGGCATCCAGGCGTTCGGCTACTCGCTCAACATCCTGACTCTGGGCGCCCTGACGATCGCGATCGGACGCGTCGTCGACGACTCCATCGTCGTGATCGAGAACATCAAGCGCCACTACGTGGGCGACGCGAGCAAGATGTCGTCGATCCTGCTCGGCGTTCGCGAGGTCGCCGCGGCCATCACCGCCTCGACGATCACGACCGTGGCCGTGTTCCTCCCGATCGCCTTCGTCGGCGATGTGACGGGCGAGCTCTTCCGGCCCTTCGCGATGACCGTGACGATCGCCATGACGGCATCGCTCTTCGTGGCGCTCACGATCGTGCCGGTGCTCGCCTACTGGTTCCTCCGCCCCGGAAAGCCGCTGCTCGACGCCAACGGCGACGCGATCGACCCGGAGCACCCCGACGCTCCGCCGAGCCGGCTGCAGAAGAGCTACCTGCCGATCCTGCGCTGGACGCTCAAGCACTCGTGGACCACCCTCTCGCTCGCCCTGCTCGTGCTCGTCGGCACGGGAGTGCTGGCGGGCATCGGCCTGCAGCAGGGCTTCCTGAAGACGAACTTCCTGGGCGACTCCGGCCAGAACACGTTCACCATGACCCAGTCGATCGGCTCCGCGCCGAGCCTCGAGGCCGAGAGCGCCGCCGCCGAGCAGGTCGAGGACGCGCTCGAGGGCATCGACGGCATCGAGACCGTGCAGGTCTCGATCGGGTCGAGCGGCTCCGCGCTGCGCGACGCCTTCTCGGGCGGCGGCAGCGGCATCACCTACTCGATCACCACCGACCCCGACGTCGACCAGGTCGCCCTGCGCGAAGAGGTCCAGGAGGCCGTCGCCGATCTCGACGACGCAGGCACGATCACCGTCGCGTCGTCCGGCGGCGGGTTCGGGTCGAGCGACATCGCCATCGACGTCACCGCTCCGGACTCGGCCACGCTGCAGGAGGCGACGGATTCCGTCGTCGCCGCGGTCGAGGGCGCCGACGGGGTCGGCCAGGTCTCGAGCAACCTCTCGGCCTCGCTGCCCTTCATCGCCGTGGTCGTCGACCGCGACAAGGCAGCGTCGCTCGGCCTGTCGGAGGTCGCTGTGGGTGCGCTGGTCTCGAACACGATGCAGCCGCAGTCGATCGGATCGGTCGAGATCGACGACACGTCGCTGACCGTGTACCTCGCCGCCTCCGAGACTCCGGCGACGCTCGAGGAGCTGCGCCAGCTGCCCGTGCCGAGCGCCGCCGGTCCTGTCCCGCTCGAGGATGTCGCGACCGTCGAGGAGAGCGAGGGACCGACGTCGATCACGACCGAAGGCGGCCAGCGCACGGCCACGGTCACGGTCACGCCGTCGACCGACGACCTCGCCGCGGCGAGCGGCTCGGTGACGACCGCGCTCGCGGACGCCGACCTGCCCGCTTCGGCCGATGCGACCCTCGGCGGCGTCGTCACCCAGCAGCAGGACGCGTTCTCGCAGCTCGGACTCGCGCTGCTCGCGGCGATCCTGATCGTCTACATCGTGATGGTCGCGACCTTCAAGTCGCTGCGACAGCCGCTGCTGCTGCTCATCTCGGTGCCGTTCGCGGCCACCGGCGCGATCCTGCTGCAGATCGTCACCGGCGTGCCGCTCGGCGTCGCGTCGCTGATCGGCGTGCTCATGCTCATCGGCATCGTGGTGACCAACGCGATCGTGCTCGTCGACCTCGTGAACCAGTACCGCGTCAAGGGTCTGACCGCGCATGACGCCACCGTCGCCGGCGGCTCGCGCCGACTCCGTCCGATCCTCATGACGGCTCTCGCGACGATCTTCGCGCTCATCCCGATGGGCCTCGGCATCACCGGCCAGGGCGGCTTCATCTCGCAGCCGCTCGCGATCGTCGTGATCGGCGGCCTCGTGTCGTCGACCGTCCTCACACTGCTCGTGCTGCCGACGCTCTACAACCTCGTCGAGGGCGCCAAGGAGCGCCGTGCCGCGCGCCGTCGCGGGGACGACGGTGACGGCGGCGGAGCCGGTGGCCCGATCGCTGCGCCGAGCCCTGACGGAGCGGATGCCGCGGCCGAGCCCGTGCTCGTCGGTGCCACCGCCGGCGCGGTCCTGACCCGCCGAGAGCGTCGTCAACTCGAGTCGTCGACCGGAGCGGTGCCGGCCGCCGCGCTCGCGGGCGTGGCCGTGCCCGTCATCGAGGAGGGCCCCGACATCGAGGTTTCCGAGGCCGACGGAGGCGCCGTGCACGGCGAGCCGGCGGCCGACGTCGACACTGCTGTCGCGAGCGAAGTCGACGCCTCGCCGGAGGATGCCTCCGCCGAGGGGCTCGTCGACGGCGAAGCACGGGCGTCCGAGGACGCCGACGTGGCCGTCACGGCGAGCGACGAGGTCGCGAGCGAGTCCGACGTCGCGGATGCATCCGAGGCCGAGGGCGAGGACTCGTCGCACGAGGCGGGTGCGAGCGGCGAACTCGCGACCGACGCCGTGACCGTCGACCACACCGACCATCCGGCCGCTGAACACGCCGACGACCCGACGGCCGAGCACGACCCGGGCGTCGACGCGGAGGAGGCGGAGCCCGCCGACGACGACGGCAGCGCGGACACGGACACCGATTCCGATGACGCCACGGTCGACGACGGAGGCGATGCCGACGAGAACTCCGACACCGGCGAGGCTGCGGAGGACGTCGATGCGACGGAGGATCACTCCGACCACGACCACGACCACTCCGACCACGACCACTCCGGCGAGGATGACTCGGAAGACCACTCCGACCACAACCAAGAGGGCGACCGCGGGCGCGACTGA
- a CDS encoding DNA topoisomerase IB has protein sequence MPKLTRVRPLDDAGFRRVRAGQGFRYVDAKGAAVTERHVERIRALVIPPAWEDVWISVRQDGHIQAVGTDEAGRRQYIYHQDWTAGRDRRKYARALKLAETLPRARARVTTSLRRSALDRERVLAVAFRLLDQAAPRIGSERYLAAHGSRGLTTLQRRDASVEASVVSLTFPGKSGKRQLLEIDDDDLAVVVELLAAGRPRSALLAWDRGRRRVPLAPTEVNDYVRSLTGGRFTAKDFRTLRGTILAAEALSRIGTVGTAAERKRAEQLAVRATAEALGNTPAVARGSYIDPRVFARYRDGHVLDLSVSPESAILALIQPTR, from the coding sequence ATGCCGAAGCTCACGCGCGTGCGTCCTCTTGACGACGCCGGCTTCCGGCGGGTGCGCGCGGGCCAGGGGTTCCGCTACGTCGACGCCAAGGGCGCCGCCGTGACCGAGCGCCACGTCGAGCGCATCCGCGCGCTGGTGATCCCTCCGGCGTGGGAGGACGTGTGGATAAGCGTCCGGCAGGACGGGCACATCCAGGCCGTCGGCACCGACGAGGCGGGCAGGCGCCAGTACATCTATCACCAGGACTGGACCGCCGGGCGCGACCGCCGCAAGTACGCACGCGCCCTCAAGCTCGCCGAGACGCTCCCCCGTGCGAGGGCGCGCGTGACGACGTCGCTGCGACGGAGCGCGCTCGACCGCGAGCGCGTGCTGGCGGTCGCGTTCCGGCTGCTCGATCAGGCCGCACCCCGCATCGGATCGGAGCGCTACCTCGCCGCGCACGGCAGCCGCGGTCTCACGACCCTGCAGCGCCGGGACGCCTCGGTCGAGGCATCCGTCGTCTCCCTCACGTTCCCCGGCAAGAGCGGCAAGAGGCAGCTGCTCGAGATCGATGACGACGACCTCGCGGTCGTCGTGGAGCTGCTCGCCGCCGGCCGCCCGCGCTCTGCCCTCCTCGCGTGGGATCGCGGCCGACGCAGGGTGCCGCTCGCCCCGACCGAGGTCAACGACTACGTCCGCTCCCTGACGGGCGGCCGCTTCACCGCGAAGGACTTCCGGACGCTGCGCGGCACGATCCTCGCGGCGGAGGCGCTCTCCCGCATCGGGACGGTCGGCACCGCCGCCGAGCGCAAGCGGGCCGAGCAGCTTGCCGTGCGGGCGACGGCCGAGGCGCTGGGCAACACCCCCGCCGTCGCCCGAGGCTCGTACATCGATCCGCGCGTGTTCGCCCGCTACCGCGACGGGCACGTGCTCGACCTCTCTGTCTCGCCGGAGTCGGCGATCCTGGCTCTGATCCAGCCGACTCGCTGA
- a CDS encoding fluoride efflux transporter FluC, producing the protein MRQAVDQRTLGYVVAGGALGVLARAALLAPVEDADLVPWVTLAVNGIGSFLLGLVVGALDGRRTHARAFLGTGVLGGFTTYSAFAVDTALWLTTPWLAVALAAASVTAGVAGALAGLLAGRRIARRPLGVPEEGEAE; encoded by the coding sequence ATGCGGCAGGCCGTCGATCAGCGCACCCTCGGGTACGTCGTGGCCGGCGGTGCGCTGGGCGTTCTGGCGCGCGCGGCGCTGCTCGCACCGGTGGAGGACGCGGATCTCGTGCCGTGGGTGACACTCGCCGTCAACGGCATCGGGTCGTTCCTCCTCGGCCTCGTGGTCGGAGCGCTCGACGGCCGCCGAACGCACGCGCGGGCGTTTCTGGGCACGGGCGTGCTCGGCGGGTTCACGACGTACAGCGCGTTCGCGGTGGACACCGCGCTGTGGCTGACGACACCGTGGCTCGCGGTGGCGCTGGCCGCGGCATCCGTCACCGCCGGCGTCGCGGGCGCGCTCGCCGGACTGCTCGCAGGACGCCGGATCGCGCGACGCCCGCTGGGCGTGCCCGAGGAGGGAGAGGCGGAATGA
- a CDS encoding DUF4097 family beta strand repeat-containing protein, giving the protein MTLEKWIIHPGETRVIDIETVSKLKVGLVGGQIDVIAHDEPGARIEVHGVTIKDLRIEVTGDVVEIDHPQLRWDNFLEVFRNFGDGGPKAEISVAVPRSVALTLGVVSASALVAGLRTDARLNTVSGDIIVDGLNGDLTVNAVSGDVQVRELVGSLSANSVSGDVAATGSLRKAAIDTVSGAMLIDSEGDVHSVNLNTVSGSTTIRLDDGYPANYAVRTVSGRVQVDGVVRSGKGMGPTTNFVGSVGELSGSFADVRANSVSGEITVLRRPAVDAAPTAPASGAETATDTGEEW; this is encoded by the coding sequence ATGACCCTGGAGAAGTGGATCATCCACCCGGGCGAGACGCGCGTCATCGACATCGAGACCGTGAGCAAGCTCAAGGTCGGCCTCGTCGGAGGCCAGATCGACGTCATCGCCCACGACGAGCCTGGCGCCCGCATCGAGGTGCACGGCGTCACCATCAAGGACCTCCGCATCGAGGTCACCGGCGATGTGGTCGAGATCGACCACCCGCAGCTGCGCTGGGACAACTTCCTCGAGGTGTTCCGCAACTTCGGCGACGGTGGGCCCAAGGCCGAGATCAGCGTCGCCGTCCCCCGTTCCGTCGCTCTGACCCTGGGCGTCGTCAGCGCCAGTGCGCTCGTCGCCGGCCTTCGCACCGACGCCCGACTCAACACCGTCTCGGGCGACATCATCGTCGACGGCCTGAACGGCGACCTGACCGTCAACGCGGTGTCGGGCGACGTGCAGGTGCGCGAGCTCGTCGGATCGCTCAGCGCCAACAGCGTGTCGGGCGACGTGGCAGCGACCGGCTCGCTGCGCAAGGCGGCGATCGACACCGTCTCGGGCGCGATGCTCATCGACTCCGAGGGCGACGTGCACTCGGTGAACCTCAACACCGTGAGCGGCTCGACCACGATCCGTCTCGATGACGGATACCCCGCCAACTATGCCGTCCGCACAGTCAGCGGCCGGGTCCAGGTCGACGGAGTCGTGCGGTCGGGCAAGGGCATGGGCCCGACGACGAACTTCGTCGGTTCGGTCGGAGAGCTCAGCGGCAGCTTCGCCGACGTGCGTGCGAACTCCGTCTCAGGTGAGATCACCGTGCTCCGCCGCCCGGCGGTCGACGCCGCCCCGACCGCTCCCGCGTCGGGCGCCGAGACGGCGACCGACACCGGAGAGGAGTGGTGA
- a CDS encoding MerR family transcriptional regulator produces the protein MNEEQQEWSIQQIAKIAGTTSRTLRHYGDIGLLPASSVGHNGYRYYDQASLVRLQRILLLRDLGLGLPQIADVLGREASEAHALESHLAWLRQEQDRLARQVASVESTITALRGGERLMAENMFDGFDHTRYKEEVEERWGKKAYADSDRWWRGMSADAKKAWQQQVSDLGRDWIAAAESGIAPDSDEAQAIAGRHVEWLTGIPGTPAAAPGGDVKGYVIGLGEMYVADPRFGANYATSEGGTAGAEFVRDALRVFADANL, from the coding sequence ATGAACGAGGAACAGCAGGAGTGGTCGATCCAGCAGATCGCCAAGATCGCCGGTACCACCAGCCGCACGCTCCGCCACTACGGAGACATCGGACTGCTCCCCGCGTCGAGCGTCGGCCACAACGGCTATCGCTACTACGACCAGGCATCGCTCGTGCGACTTCAGCGCATCCTGCTGCTGCGCGACCTCGGTCTCGGGCTGCCGCAGATCGCGGACGTGCTCGGGCGGGAGGCATCCGAAGCCCACGCGCTCGAGAGCCACCTCGCGTGGCTGCGGCAGGAGCAGGACCGACTGGCGCGACAGGTCGCGTCGGTCGAGAGCACCATCACAGCACTGAGAGGAGGTGAACGACTGATGGCAGAGAACATGTTCGACGGTTTCGACCACACCCGGTACAAGGAGGAGGTCGAGGAGCGTTGGGGCAAGAAGGCCTACGCCGACAGCGACCGCTGGTGGCGCGGCATGAGCGCCGATGCGAAGAAGGCGTGGCAGCAGCAGGTCTCGGACCTCGGCCGCGACTGGATCGCGGCCGCCGAGAGCGGCATCGCGCCCGACAGCGACGAGGCCCAGGCCATCGCCGGGCGTCACGTGGAGTGGCTGACCGGTATCCCCGGCACGCCCGCCGCGGCGCCGGGCGGCGACGTGAAGGGCTACGTGATCGGCCTCGGCGAGATGTACGTGGCCGACCCGCGATTCGGAGCGAACTACGCGACGAGCGAGGGCGGCACGGCCGGGGCCGAGTTCGTCCGCGACGCGCTGCGCGTCTTCGCGGACGCGAACCTCTAG
- a CDS encoding fluoride efflux transporter FluC, producing the protein MSRPLLLLVVALAGGAGAGLRYIIDRLIGTRGPGSFPLGILVVNVTGSFALGLLTGLGAVVAPEAAVVLGTGLLGGYTTFSAVSVDTVLLAERRRWRDAAANLIGTLALAVAAAAAGVGIGLWAAGGLSG; encoded by the coding sequence ATGAGCCGGCCGCTGCTTCTGCTCGTCGTCGCCCTGGCGGGCGGCGCGGGCGCCGGGCTGCGCTACATCATCGACCGGCTGATCGGTACGCGGGGCCCCGGCAGCTTCCCGCTCGGGATCCTCGTCGTCAACGTCACGGGCTCGTTCGCGCTCGGCCTGCTGACCGGTCTGGGCGCCGTCGTCGCGCCCGAGGCCGCTGTCGTGCTGGGCACCGGCCTGCTCGGCGGCTACACCACTTTCAGCGCGGTCTCGGTCGATACCGTCCTGCTCGCCGAACGTCGCCGGTGGAGGGATGCCGCGGCGAACCTGATCGGCACGCTCGCGCTCGCGGTGGCCGCCGCCGCTGCGGGCGTCGGGATCGGGCTGTGGGCGGCTGGGGGGCTGTCCGGCTGA
- a CDS encoding DUF7218 family protein, which yields MPSGRGSNSLKDPELYEELRDDGASKEKAARISNAAARDGQKKVGERGGESGSYDDWKVDDLRKRAKELGLTRYSGKKKSELIDMLRNH from the coding sequence ATGCCAAGCGGACGCGGTTCGAACAGCCTCAAGGATCCGGAGCTCTACGAGGAGCTCCGCGATGACGGGGCCTCCAAGGAGAAGGCGGCGCGCATCTCGAACGCGGCGGCGCGTGACGGCCAGAAGAAGGTCGGCGAGCGAGGCGGCGAGTCCGGGTCGTACGACGACTGGAAGGTCGACGACCTGCGCAAGCGGGCGAAGGAGCTCGGCCTCACCCGATACTCGGGCAAGAAGAAGTCGGAGCTCATCGATATGCTCCGCAACCACTGA
- a CDS encoding universal stress protein produces MTDEASDATEAAAAGEAATGAVIVGVIPGQPTRVLSEGARYAKLLGAPLLVVHVDVTRFVTYEDPDGYVHSAPIDINIAAGEGDLDKVTATAETFLAGHDVQWSVRQLVGDPAMAIKHLAEQVDAKLIVVGTRKRGIGESIREFFTGSVAARLAHRQHRSILVVPLGEPVPDDEEIWPTA; encoded by the coding sequence ATGACGGACGAGGCATCGGACGCGACTGAGGCCGCTGCGGCCGGCGAGGCGGCAACCGGCGCGGTGATCGTGGGCGTGATCCCCGGCCAGCCGACGCGTGTCCTGAGCGAAGGCGCGCGCTATGCGAAGCTGCTGGGCGCACCCTTGCTGGTCGTCCACGTCGACGTGACGCGGTTCGTCACCTACGAGGACCCCGACGGCTACGTGCACTCCGCACCGATCGACATCAACATCGCCGCGGGCGAGGGCGACCTCGACAAGGTGACGGCGACGGCCGAGACATTCCTCGCCGGTCATGACGTGCAGTGGAGCGTGCGCCAGCTCGTCGGCGACCCGGCGATGGCGATCAAGCACCTCGCCGAGCAGGTCGACGCGAAGCTCATCGTGGTGGGCACCCGCAAGCGCGGCATCGGCGAGTCGATCCGAGAGTTCTTCACCGGATCTGTGGCCGCTCGACTGGCGCATCGCCAGCACCGCTCCATCCTCGTGGTGCCGCTCGGCGAGCCCGTGCCAGACGATGAGGAGATCTGGCCCACCGCGTAG
- a CDS encoding DUF998 domain-containing protein → MTSPRTAALPDGAAPAPTRRTESEAVYLSLGAGVLGAVYGFVLSLLATNLMLADDDPFALWAAIGAAVVAIPASIAGYWRARGRPGQEWRRSLPSWKFIVNTVSVVIVHTVLAFLATYALFRVLALGFIGLPVITFWAVVLMAVTLGMTTYIVYLSVSSMTTQRMSSLLMAFIVIGTLTAMVTTPDPEWWTIHFSHLGSFDALSSWVFNGTLIAGGLLVTTFAVYIANDMEALTKAGVLTNPRGETVVPALFVVMGIMLACVGIFPVDVNLALHNISASGMAAMFLVLLIGGPALLRGMPRTYFVSSWAFLGALIASIILFIPAVGYFSLTAFEIIVFALIFGWISVFIRFLGAAGRTD, encoded by the coding sequence ATGACCTCGCCCCGCACGGCGGCTCTCCCCGACGGAGCCGCGCCAGCCCCCACCCGCCGCACGGAGTCGGAGGCCGTCTACCTCTCGCTCGGCGCGGGGGTTCTCGGCGCGGTGTACGGCTTCGTCCTGTCGCTGCTCGCAACGAACCTGATGCTCGCCGACGACGACCCTTTCGCGCTGTGGGCGGCGATCGGCGCGGCCGTGGTGGCGATCCCGGCATCTATCGCCGGGTACTGGCGCGCCCGGGGGCGACCGGGCCAGGAGTGGCGCCGCTCGCTCCCCTCGTGGAAGTTCATCGTCAACACGGTCTCGGTCGTGATCGTCCACACCGTGCTCGCGTTCCTCGCGACCTACGCCCTCTTCCGGGTGCTCGCCCTCGGCTTCATCGGGCTCCCCGTCATCACGTTCTGGGCGGTCGTTCTCATGGCCGTCACACTCGGCATGACGACCTACATCGTGTACCTCTCGGTGTCGAGCATGACGACGCAGCGCATGTCGTCGCTGCTCATGGCGTTCATCGTCATCGGCACGCTCACGGCGATGGTGACGACACCCGACCCCGAGTGGTGGACGATCCACTTCAGCCACCTCGGCTCGTTCGACGCGCTGTCGAGCTGGGTCTTCAACGGCACGCTCATCGCCGGCGGCCTGCTCGTCACGACCTTCGCCGTCTACATCGCCAACGACATGGAGGCGCTCACCAAGGCGGGCGTCCTCACGAATCCGCGCGGTGAGACGGTGGTCCCGGCGCTGTTCGTCGTGATGGGGATCATGCTGGCGTGCGTCGGAATCTTCCCCGTCGACGTGAACCTGGCGCTCCACAACATCTCGGCCTCGGGCATGGCGGCGATGTTCCTCGTGCTGCTGATCGGCGGACCGGCGCTGCTTCGGGGGATGCCCCGCACCTACTTCGTCTCGTCGTGGGCCTTCCTCGGCGCCCTGATCGCATCGATCATCCTGTTCATCCCGGCGGTCGGGTACTTCTCGCTCACCGCTTTCGAGATCATCGTGTTCGCGCTGATCTTCGGATGGATCTCCGTGTTCATCCGCTTCCTCGGCGCCGCCGGCCGGACGGACTGA
- a CDS encoding DUF3073 family protein produces MGRGRQKAKHTKIARELKYDVHSVNYGALERELGHPSDDAYVDKWADQYTDEDEDEPSTVSSSQA; encoded by the coding sequence ATGGGGCGTGGCCGTCAGAAGGCGAAGCACACCAAGATCGCCCGCGAACTCAAGTACGACGTGCACAGCGTCAACTACGGTGCACTCGAGCGCGAGCTCGGGCATCCGTCGGATGACGCGTACGTCGACAAGTGGGCGGACCAGTACACCGACGAGGACGAGGACGAGCCCTCGACCGTCTCGTCGTCTCAGGCGTAG
- a CDS encoding PadR family transcriptional regulator — protein sequence MSPVFSHGDLRLYLLNLLDEGPRHGYDIMQALSDRTGGTYTPSAGTIYPRLAKLEEEGLVTKSVDGRKTVYEITPAGHAEVAARAGDLEGIEAGLADSVRLIADEVRGSVREAMKSLRADLAAASADQRQAASQQPASDDPRVLSREQLHRADAVISEFRARLRSDLRSHVARGGDLATSFVDGLTDDLDRIARDVTRTLRG from the coding sequence ATGAGCCCCGTCTTCTCCCACGGCGATCTGCGCCTGTACCTGCTGAACCTCCTCGACGAGGGCCCGCGGCACGGCTACGACATCATGCAGGCCCTCTCCGACCGGACCGGTGGCACCTACACCCCCAGCGCCGGCACCATCTATCCGCGCCTGGCGAAGCTCGAAGAGGAGGGTCTCGTGACGAAGTCGGTCGACGGTCGCAAGACCGTCTACGAGATCACCCCCGCGGGACACGCTGAGGTGGCCGCCCGCGCAGGAGACCTCGAGGGCATCGAAGCCGGCCTGGCCGATTCTGTGCGACTCATAGCCGACGAGGTGCGCGGCAGCGTCCGCGAGGCGATGAAGAGCCTGCGCGCCGACCTCGCCGCTGCGAGCGCCGACCAGCGACAGGCCGCGTCGCAGCAGCCCGCGAGCGACGACCCGCGCGTGCTCAGCCGTGAGCAGCTGCATCGGGCGGATGCCGTGATCAGCGAGTTCCGTGCTCGCCTGCGCAGCGACCTCCGCTCGCACGTCGCGCGCGGCGGCGACCTCGCGACGTCGTTCGTCGACGGTCTCACCGACGACCTGGACCGCATCGCCCGCGACGTCACCCGCACCCTCCGCGGCTGA